The Salmo trutta chromosome 6, fSalTru1.1, whole genome shotgun sequence genome has a window encoding:
- the garem gene encoding GRB2-associated and regulator of MAPK protein 1 isoform X1, protein MDLGSMLYNNLKDVSWSTTSLPLDRLVSVYRLPQIVKLDSGELVDGLRDHDYLLIHSCRQWTTITAHSLEEGHYVIGPKIEIPVHYEGQFKLLEQDRDVKEPVQYFNSVEEVAKAFPERVYVMEEITFNVKMASGECNEDTEVYNITLSTGDELTLMGQAEILYAKASKEKSRFNTIFKKISKLNSISKMANRGKMPCLICMNHRTNESVSLPFQCKGRFSTCSPLELQMQEGEHTIRDIVEKTRLPVNVTVPGSPPRNHHDLHLIREGHRYKFVNIQTKTVVVGCVLRSNKILPVHFPLHMASMPKFIIPEGLLQSELWLDTMVHRWFTFCQEQFDIDDYSRAVRDVRTDWNDVDGKSPKKSSGSGSSSSSNGCPSHMHVPSSLTYARDELTQSFHRLSVCVYGNNLHSNSEVNLQGFMTLCGDWALLPPEGVPVDSVDTEYLLPELLENMSQSVLKSDVPYEELWLDHLRSSRGGGHSVGGEDPRSTSNTSMAVLSYPISSSHVGPMISSEICLPPPPVPPKSEAVKEECRLLNAPPIPPRSSKQMMSTPTMSTTTPAGAKARQTETRSPSPTLSYYASGLHSISGGGENEVTEAEEQNHVCYPCNWAKTNEESPTTSHVSPPFDGVPSRLSWPNDFCGGASQGMEEFLPIHCQSYYSYPRKRPLGTPKSPCTSSLFDFDGREQSSNAVPFKASYTNQFCTKSSSYTLEMYRDNTIEECNTKQSLSCPILPPRTAKSNETSKGTDAVKGTEQDTLKCLVSQQHDQVTTTDIFSISYPPLPPPSLSSPSAPAPGGPWQPPTNLSGLSIEEVSKSLRFIGLSDDIVSLFVTEKIDGNLLLQLTEEILSEDFKLSKLQVKKLMQFINGWRPKI, encoded by the exons ATGGACCTTGGATCAATGCTGTACAACAATTTGAAAGATGTATCATGGAGCACGACGTCTTTACCCTTAGATCGACTTGTCAGTGTTTATAGACTGCCGCAAATTGTCAAGTTGGACAGTG GTGAGTTGGTGGACGGCTTACGAGACCATGACTACCTCTTGATTCATTCCTGTCGGCAATGGACAACAATCACTGCACACAGTCTGGAGGAGGGCCATTATGTCATTGGGCCCAAAATAGAGATCCCAGTGCATTATGAAG GTCAGTTTAAGCTGCTGGAGCAGGACAGAGATGTCAAGGAGCCGGTGCAGTACTTCAACAGCGTGGAGGAGGTGGCCAAAGCATTTCCCGAACGGGTTTATGTCATGGAGGAAATTACGTTCAATGTGAAG ATGGCTTCAGGCGAATGCAACGAGGACACGGAGGTGTACAACATCACACTAAGCACCGGTGATGAGCTCACCCTCATGGGCCAGGCAGAGATCCTCTACGCCAAGGCGTCCAAGGAGAAGTCGCGCTTCAACACAATCTTCAAGAAGATCAGCAAACTCAACTCCATCAGCAAGATGGCGAACCGTGGCAAGATGCCCTGCCTCATCTGCATGAACCACCGGACCAACGAAAGTGTCAGCCTGCCCTTCCAGTGTAAGGGCCGCTTCAGCACCTGCAGCCCGCTAGAGCTCCAGATGCAGGAGGGCGAGCACACCATCCGTGACATCGTGGAGAAGACCCGGCTGCCCGTCAACGTCACTGTGCCTGGCAGCCCGCCGCGCAACCACCACGACCTGCACCTGATCCGCGAGGGCCACCGCTACAAGTTTGTCAACATCCAGACCAAAACGGTGGTGGTGGGCTGCGTGCTGCGCAGTAACAAGATCCTCCCTGTCCACTTCCCGCTCCACATGGCCTCCATGCCCAAGTTCATCATCCCTGAAGGGCTGCTGCAAAGTGAGCTGTGGCTAGACACCATGGTGCATCGCTGGTTCACCTTCTGCCAGGAGCAGTTTGACATTGACGACTATTCCCGTGCTGTGCGCGATGTCAGGACCGACTGGAACGACGTCGATGGGAAGAGCCCCAAGAAGAGCAGTGGGagcggtagtagcagcagcagcaatggCTGCCCCTCCCACATGCACGTGCCCAGCTCTCTCACATACGCCCGCGACGAGCTTACCCAGTCATTCCACCGGCTGTCTGTGTGCGTCTACGGCAACAACCTGCACAGCAACAGCGAGGTCAACCTGCAGGGCTTCATGACGCTGTGTGGGGACTGGGCGCTCCTGCCGCCCGAGGGCGTGCCGGTCGACTCGGTCGACACAGAGTACCTCTTACCTGAGCTGCTGGAGAACATGAGCCAGTCTGTCCTTAAGTCGGATGTGCCCTACGAGGAGCTGTGGCTGGACCACTTGAGATCAAGTCGGGGAGGAGGGCACAGTGTTGGCGGCGAGGACCCGAGAAGCACCAGCAACACCTCCATGGCAGTCCTATCGTACCCCATCTCCTCCAGTCATGTGGGCCCAATGATCAGCTCTGAAATCTGTCTACCTCCGCCCCCAGTCCCTCCAAAGTCCGAAGCT GTGAAGGAAGAATGTCGTCTATTGAACGCCCCTCCCATTCCCCCCCGAAGTTCCAAGCAGATGATGTCCACCCCAACGATGTCCACCACAACGCCGGCTGGAGCTAAGGCGCGGCAGACGGAAACGCGCTCTCCAAGCCCTACTCTCTCCTACTACGCCTCAGGGCTACACAGCAT cagtggaggaggagagaatgaAGTGACCGAGGCGGAGGAGCAGAACCACGTGTGTTACCCCTGTAATTGGGCCAAGACCAACGAGGAGAGCCCGACAACGTCTCACGTCAGCCCACCGTTCGACGGCGTCCCTTCTAGACTATCGTGGCCCAATGACTTTTGTGGAGGGGCTTCTCAAGGCATGGAGGAGTTCCTGCCCATCCACTGTCAAAGTTACTACAGCTATCCCCGAAAAAGACCCCTGGGCACGCCTAAGTCGCCATGCACTTCCAGCCTTTTTGACTTTGACGGAAGAGAGCAGAGCAGTAACGCCGTCCCCTTCAAAGCCTCGTACACTAATCAGTTTTGCACCAAGTCGTCGAGCTACACCCTGGAAATGTACCGAGATAATACTATTGAAGAATGTAACACTAAACAAAGCCTGTCGTGCCCCATCTTGCCACCGAGGACGGCCAAATCAAACGAGACAAGTAAAGGTACAGATGCAGTCAAAGGTACGGAGCAGGACACTCTAAAGTGCCTGGTCAGCCAACAACACGATCAGGTCACGACGACAGACATATTCTCTATTTCCTATCCGCCCCTCCCCCCACCATCACTATCATCCCCCTCTGCACCAGCCCCCGGAGGACCTTGGCAACCACCCACCAACCTATCTGGACTCTCCATCGAAGAGGTGTCCAAATCGTTACGGTTCATTGGCCTCTCCGACGACATTGTGTCTTTGTTCGTCACAGAGAAAATCGATGGAAATCTTCTCCTGCAGCTCACGGAAGAGATTCTGTCGGAGGACTTCAAGTTAAGCAAACTCCAAGTGAAGAAACTTATGCAGTTTATTAACGGTTGGAGGCCTAAAATATAA
- the garem gene encoding GRB2-associated and regulator of MAPK protein 1 isoform X2 translates to MDLGSMLYNNLKDVSWSTTSLPLDRLVSVYRLPQIVKLDSGELVDGLRDHDYLLIHSCRQWTTITAHSLEEGHYVIGPKIEIPVHYEGQFKLLEQDRDVKEPVQYFNSVEEVAKAFPERVYVMEEITFNVKMASGECNEDTEVYNITLSTGDELTLMGQAEILYAKASKEKSRFNTIFKKISKLNSISKMANRGKMPCLICMNHRTNESVSLPFQCKGRFSTCSPLELQMQEGEHTIRDIVEKTRLPVNVTVPGSPPRNHHDLHLIREGHRYKFVNIQTKTVVVGCVLRSNKILPVHFPLHMASMPKFIIPEGLLQSELWLDTMVHRWFTFCQEQFDIDDYSRAVRDVRTDWNDVDGKSPKKSSGSGSSSSSNGCPSHMHVPSSLTYARDELTQSFHRLSVCVYGNNLHSNSEVNLQGFMTLCGDWALLPPEGVPVDSVDTEYLLPELLENMSQSVLKSDVPYEELWLDHLRSSRGGGHSVGGEDPRSTSNTSMAVLSYPISSSHVGPMISSEICLPPPPVPPKSEAVKEECRLLNAPPIPPRSSKQMMSTPTMSTTTPAGAKARQTETRSPSPTLSYYASGLHSIGGGENEVTEAEEQNHVCYPCNWAKTNEESPTTSHVSPPFDGVPSRLSWPNDFCGGASQGMEEFLPIHCQSYYSYPRKRPLGTPKSPCTSSLFDFDGREQSSNAVPFKASYTNQFCTKSSSYTLEMYRDNTIEECNTKQSLSCPILPPRTAKSNETSKGTDAVKGTEQDTLKCLVSQQHDQVTTTDIFSISYPPLPPPSLSSPSAPAPGGPWQPPTNLSGLSIEEVSKSLRFIGLSDDIVSLFVTEKIDGNLLLQLTEEILSEDFKLSKLQVKKLMQFINGWRPKI, encoded by the exons ATGGACCTTGGATCAATGCTGTACAACAATTTGAAAGATGTATCATGGAGCACGACGTCTTTACCCTTAGATCGACTTGTCAGTGTTTATAGACTGCCGCAAATTGTCAAGTTGGACAGTG GTGAGTTGGTGGACGGCTTACGAGACCATGACTACCTCTTGATTCATTCCTGTCGGCAATGGACAACAATCACTGCACACAGTCTGGAGGAGGGCCATTATGTCATTGGGCCCAAAATAGAGATCCCAGTGCATTATGAAG GTCAGTTTAAGCTGCTGGAGCAGGACAGAGATGTCAAGGAGCCGGTGCAGTACTTCAACAGCGTGGAGGAGGTGGCCAAAGCATTTCCCGAACGGGTTTATGTCATGGAGGAAATTACGTTCAATGTGAAG ATGGCTTCAGGCGAATGCAACGAGGACACGGAGGTGTACAACATCACACTAAGCACCGGTGATGAGCTCACCCTCATGGGCCAGGCAGAGATCCTCTACGCCAAGGCGTCCAAGGAGAAGTCGCGCTTCAACACAATCTTCAAGAAGATCAGCAAACTCAACTCCATCAGCAAGATGGCGAACCGTGGCAAGATGCCCTGCCTCATCTGCATGAACCACCGGACCAACGAAAGTGTCAGCCTGCCCTTCCAGTGTAAGGGCCGCTTCAGCACCTGCAGCCCGCTAGAGCTCCAGATGCAGGAGGGCGAGCACACCATCCGTGACATCGTGGAGAAGACCCGGCTGCCCGTCAACGTCACTGTGCCTGGCAGCCCGCCGCGCAACCACCACGACCTGCACCTGATCCGCGAGGGCCACCGCTACAAGTTTGTCAACATCCAGACCAAAACGGTGGTGGTGGGCTGCGTGCTGCGCAGTAACAAGATCCTCCCTGTCCACTTCCCGCTCCACATGGCCTCCATGCCCAAGTTCATCATCCCTGAAGGGCTGCTGCAAAGTGAGCTGTGGCTAGACACCATGGTGCATCGCTGGTTCACCTTCTGCCAGGAGCAGTTTGACATTGACGACTATTCCCGTGCTGTGCGCGATGTCAGGACCGACTGGAACGACGTCGATGGGAAGAGCCCCAAGAAGAGCAGTGGGagcggtagtagcagcagcagcaatggCTGCCCCTCCCACATGCACGTGCCCAGCTCTCTCACATACGCCCGCGACGAGCTTACCCAGTCATTCCACCGGCTGTCTGTGTGCGTCTACGGCAACAACCTGCACAGCAACAGCGAGGTCAACCTGCAGGGCTTCATGACGCTGTGTGGGGACTGGGCGCTCCTGCCGCCCGAGGGCGTGCCGGTCGACTCGGTCGACACAGAGTACCTCTTACCTGAGCTGCTGGAGAACATGAGCCAGTCTGTCCTTAAGTCGGATGTGCCCTACGAGGAGCTGTGGCTGGACCACTTGAGATCAAGTCGGGGAGGAGGGCACAGTGTTGGCGGCGAGGACCCGAGAAGCACCAGCAACACCTCCATGGCAGTCCTATCGTACCCCATCTCCTCCAGTCATGTGGGCCCAATGATCAGCTCTGAAATCTGTCTACCTCCGCCCCCAGTCCCTCCAAAGTCCGAAGCT GTGAAGGAAGAATGTCGTCTATTGAACGCCCCTCCCATTCCCCCCCGAAGTTCCAAGCAGATGATGTCCACCCCAACGATGTCCACCACAACGCCGGCTGGAGCTAAGGCGCGGCAGACGGAAACGCGCTCTCCAAGCCCTACTCTCTCCTACTACGCCTCAGGGCTACACAGCAT tggaggaggagagaatgaAGTGACCGAGGCGGAGGAGCAGAACCACGTGTGTTACCCCTGTAATTGGGCCAAGACCAACGAGGAGAGCCCGACAACGTCTCACGTCAGCCCACCGTTCGACGGCGTCCCTTCTAGACTATCGTGGCCCAATGACTTTTGTGGAGGGGCTTCTCAAGGCATGGAGGAGTTCCTGCCCATCCACTGTCAAAGTTACTACAGCTATCCCCGAAAAAGACCCCTGGGCACGCCTAAGTCGCCATGCACTTCCAGCCTTTTTGACTTTGACGGAAGAGAGCAGAGCAGTAACGCCGTCCCCTTCAAAGCCTCGTACACTAATCAGTTTTGCACCAAGTCGTCGAGCTACACCCTGGAAATGTACCGAGATAATACTATTGAAGAATGTAACACTAAACAAAGCCTGTCGTGCCCCATCTTGCCACCGAGGACGGCCAAATCAAACGAGACAAGTAAAGGTACAGATGCAGTCAAAGGTACGGAGCAGGACACTCTAAAGTGCCTGGTCAGCCAACAACACGATCAGGTCACGACGACAGACATATTCTCTATTTCCTATCCGCCCCTCCCCCCACCATCACTATCATCCCCCTCTGCACCAGCCCCCGGAGGACCTTGGCAACCACCCACCAACCTATCTGGACTCTCCATCGAAGAGGTGTCCAAATCGTTACGGTTCATTGGCCTCTCCGACGACATTGTGTCTTTGTTCGTCACAGAGAAAATCGATGGAAATCTTCTCCTGCAGCTCACGGAAGAGATTCTGTCGGAGGACTTCAAGTTAAGCAAACTCCAAGTGAAGAAACTTATGCAGTTTATTAACGGTTGGAGGCCTAAAATATAA